The sequence TTTGTTTACCTTTTGCAAATGATAATGACTTGGAAGGAGCGTGAATGAATTAGTTTTCGGGAGGAGTTTACATCCATTTATTGGtttgttgaaattattttctaattagAAACATGTGTTATAATGATGATACGTTACAAACATTGCACATGTTTATAAAGACAcccttataaatattaaaagttaattCATAGTTTCTTATAGTCAGACCAAGATCAGCTACCATGAGGTAAGCCCATACACCAAACTATCATTCGATAAACTTTAACTTtgtagagaaaaaaagaaaagtaaccACTGAGCTTTTTAGGAAGACTGCTATTTACGGTGGAACACCTATCAGCTAGTAAAAGTGTGTGTAATGTAGAAGAATAATTTTTcacattcattttatttaaaattcaaatgtctTTAATCTTTCAAACCAACAACAGACCAAGCAAACGAAGTCATTAATCTcccaagtaaataaaaaaaccttAAATCATGTCTttcaaaagtgtttttttcCAAGAATGAAGGCAATatctaaaatttgtttttgtacacaGGGTCATGTTGCAGCTTTTGACACTAATGGTTGTCGGAATTACGGCTGTATCAGCCGGGAAAACCAAGTGTGTCTGTCCAGGGCCATACCATCCAATGACGTTATTTGACTTTTCAGACTTTTGTAAGTAGTAAATGAAACAAGGTTTAGCAGACTAATTGATTATAAACAATTGATGAAATGAAGAACAAATGATAAAGATGGTAGACTGTAATAGGATTTAACATACTTTCGAACCAGTCTGGGACCATTTTCGCCCATTATATTGTGAAAATTATTTCAAGCTTAGAATATGCATCCTCTTAATAATATAGGtttgacatttttcttaacGTACATATTTATATAGGCATCAAAGGAACTGTAAAAGCGAAGAAACAAGTGTGGGTAGAGGATGCACCCCATGGTAAAGATCCGGAAAATAAACGGCATGACAACAAATACAGTGTGTATGTCAAAAAGGTACTGAAGGTAAGATCTGTTAACTTTATAAGCTTGgtaacaactttttttctctTGGTCTCTAATATCGAAATTCTGATATATTTAATATTCTTCCTTTAAAATTTTGGGTTCGAAAATGAAAAACTCACTTTTGTTTTGTAATCACTGAACTTACACTTTTTGCAAAACAATGTGTAGTCGAAGTTATCTAGGAAATCAGAACTGGAAATTTCTAGGACTTAAATATGATATTGATTTAGACTTCAATATAAAGCATTATTCGAAGCGAAAAGATCTTCAGAGGTAACCGTCTGAATTGACAGCTACAACAAACAGGCCATTTTACAGGGTGACAAAATGCGTTACAAAATAGAAATGTTTGCATTAATCAGTACATACTGATGAAAGATATATAAGTTTTACGAATTATCTCTGGacatttgtctttattttctaatatacatattttattttattttggtgtTGTTGGATGCATTTTTATACTACATATGAAATATAGCTCAACAAAGTTAAATCGCGTCTTTTAATTCAGATGCGTCAATTGTTGATGGTTGATTTCCAATAGTTATAGCAATTCATGTTAATGAtcttttttgtgtattattatttaaaataacattataaaaaacaGCTAATATGTCAAAAAGGCATAGagataaattcatttctttggAGAAGAGACTATGCTGAAATATTTAAGAGAACAACGTATACAACTTGCTGTTCATAAAGTGCCTGTTAGTTAggttttgaaaatcaaaacataaaataaatgcattttatttcaagttataGATGTTCACTCTTCATTTATTAGGCTAGGACCGTTTATTAAATATTCGAAAGAAACCAACAGATATACATTTAGGAATTCGATATACCAGATAAAAGATAACCCAAATCCATTGAAATCACTCAAAATATTTCCAATGACTCCAGATTACCTTCGTTATACAAATGCAGATAACTTGTAAgacaaactaaataataatcataataaaaaacaacaaatagtaagtttgaattttggcaattttttgtCATGGATTTATTAGGACAGTTCAACTATATATCAACCGGCCTATGAATTTGCATTCATCGACAATGTCTCATTAGTGTCCAAGATAAAAACATAGAAGGGCAACCATCATATGTTTTCTCCAAATGGCAACTGGGCTACCAGACGCCAACTGTGATAAATTCAGCCATtcaataaatcaatatattcagTTCATATTCTGTCCAATCCATGACGCTTCTTTAACgatatctgaaaatatacaaCAGAGAGCAGAAAATATTCTCAAGGGTGGGATAGGGTGGGTTTTGTGTTCCTTCAGTTCAAATCACGCAATGAACAAATTACGAAAAGCATGCAACTTTATACCAAATAAAAGCGGGAAAACCGCTTACGAAATTATGTAGGTAAAAGAAAGACGCTCAAGTccttcaaaattaaagaaaagataactATAGTTTAGCAGACGATaatcttaatttattaaattgatttaatgcTTATTGATTAAatcttattattaaatattcgaAAGAAACCAACAGATATACATTTAGGAATTCGATATACCAGATAAAAGATAACCCAAATCCATTGAAATCACTCAAAATATTTCCAATGACTCCAGATTACCTTCGTTATACAAATGCAGATAACTTGTAAgacaaactaaataataatcataataaaaaacaacaaatagtaagtttgaattttggcaattttttgtCATGGATTTATTAGGACAGTTCAACTATATATCAACCGGCCTATGAATTTGCATTCATCGACAATGTCTCATTAGTGTCCAAGATAAAAACATAGAAGGGCAACCATCATATGTTTTCTCCAAATGGCAACTGGGCTACCAGACGCCAACTGTGATAAATTCAGCCAAATGCTAGCAAACTTGTTTGTAAGCATCGccaaacaaaatttatcaatccatgacaaaattaaaattaacacacaaaacaaatgcaaaaaccTAGGTTTTGAACAAACATATTAATTGAACGGAGATTAACATCTAAATATACTAGACATTAGTTCAACAAAGTAAATCAACTAtactatacaacagttcaacaaagtatatcaactatactatacaacagttcaacgaAGTATATCAACTATACTATACAACAGCTCCACGAAGTATATCAACTAtactatacaacagttcaacgaagtatatcaactatactatacaacagttcaacgaAGTATATCAACTATACGATACAACAGTTCAACGAATAGCAACTATATTAAACAACAGTTCAACGAAGCATATCAACTATACAATACAACAGTTCAACGAATAATATCAACTAGACTATACAACAGATCGacgaagtaatcaactttactATAGAATAGATCAACGACGTCATCAAATATACTATAGAACAGATCAACGAAGTAATCAACTAATCTGTACACTAAACAACAGTTTAACGAAGTAATCAACTAATCTGTACACTAAACAACAGTTTAACGAAGCATATCAACTATACAATACAACAGTTCAACAAAGAATatcaactaaaatataaaacagatcaacgaagtaatcaactttactTTACAACAGATCAATGAAGTAATCAACTAAACTGTACACTTAACAACAGTTTAACGAAGCATATCAATTACACAATACAACAGTTTAACGAAGTATATCAACTAtactatacaacagttcaacgaAGTATATCAACTATACGATACAACAGTTCAACGAATAGCAACTATATTAAACAACAGTTCAACGAAGCATATCAACTATACAATACAACAGTTCAACGAATAATATCAACTAAACTATACAACAGATCGATgaagtaatcaactttactATAGAACAGATCAACGAAGTCATCAAATATACTATAGAACAGATCAACGAAGTAATCAACTAATCTGTACACTAAACAACAGTTTAACGACGCATATCAACTAAACAATACAACAGTTCAACAAAGAATATCAACTAAACTATAAAACAGGTCGacgaagtaatcaactttactATACAACAGATCAACGAAGTAATCAACTAAACTGAAAACTAAACAACAGTTTAACGAAGCATATCAACTATACAATACAAAAGTTCAACGAAGAATATCAACTAAACTATACAACAGATCAACGAAGAAATCAACTTTACTATACAACAGATCAACGAAGTAACAACTTTCCTATACAACAGATCAACTAGATAATCAACTTTACTATACAAAAGATCaacgaagtaatcaactttactatacaacagtacaaatataaacaacatgcacaacaacaaaaaaatattcaactagGTATTTACAACTAACAACAAAACCGTTGTATATTCAACTGAGCTGTTCAATTTGATGCATGCGTttaacaactgaaataaattattcaacTGACAAACAACTTCATATGTCCATGCACGATGGCTTGCAACtttaaacagtttaaaattCATCTGGATATAAAAATCTGTTTGGATAATACTTAATAAACAACTCAATGCTGACTAAATAGcattaataaaaatgtcaatgcCAATATATGACAGACCGCCATCATCAGCGAAACGAGTTGAATGGATATCATCAAAATCCAGTATGTTCAATAGCCTTGCCCTTAACTTTGTGTAAGTTAGATCTAACCCCTCTTTGTTTAAAACAGTCTGAAACTGAAATCTTGTCAATAATTTCCCATTTATATGGCAAAAATGAGGAACATCATTTCCAGGTCTTTTTTGCAAAAAGGCTTTCAAACTTTGTAAAGGACACATCTCATTTGattcagtttatttattttttcaactaaagtagtgaatcccccttttttagcagtttttgaagaagaaaaaatatcgTAATAAACAGCTGATTTAGGATAGTCAATTTAAACATCCCGCCTATGTGAAACATGCTTTTGCATAACATTCGTTGTAATGGTAAATTCACTCACACGTAAAAATGCAGCAAGCTAAGTTAAATGCTGATTGAAACAATATTGTTTCATAATTAGAAGAGCACACGTGCCTCTAAGCCCCATTTAATCtaatcaaaatatcaatagtCAAAGGTTCCCGAAGATCTTAAGAATTGTAAAGTCTATCACAATCACTCAAAAGTAACTGAATGATAAAAGATTTAGTTAACTCTTTATTctcttgaatttaaatttgtaactGATTCCAGATATATATGATCTAACTGTAATGGTGAATAATGATTTAGtgacaaaaaacaatataaccAATAATTTGTCTGTTACTTGGTGGCCAACTAAGGGGAATAGAATATTCCATCCTGAACATATTGAACGAATGCACTGCATTTTCATAAACATTTCTGGTACTTTGAGAAATTGAATAATTCAACAATTTTGAAGCTTCTATAACAAACGATCTAAGAATTCGTGTGGAATAGTCTGTGGCCCCAATTATGACCATTGTAAAATTGTCCTTGGCTCATTTAAACAAGCTTCACAAACCAGTGAATGACCACCTGCACTGTcagtatacaaatgtaaatttaaagCATTTGAAACCCAATCTAAATCTTGGATATATGTATAGCTATtaaattctttataaaaatattgccaCATGTGCAAATCATCTCGTATTCCTTTGGTCAATCTTATAAAatgatcagatttttttttttttttttttttttttaaacattttttaaaaaagcCATATAGACGCCTCAAAAATGCCCTTCTGGAGGGAAGAGCCCTTGCACAAAAAGCCAACAAACCTGTTAAAGACGCATTTCTTTCAGAGTAACTGTTATATTTTCCAATACCCAATTGATCTGATCTTTATTAACACTTTTTTAACACTGGTATTCTAACCTACATCTCATctgaatcaataaaaaaaacctatatattcgattttttttttgcaaggaCCTTCTGGTTGCTATAGGAACTTCCAAGTTTGaacaaacttttcaaaaacgCAGTCATAAGAAAGAAACAGTCATCTTTATCAGCTTCAACTATTATAAAATCATCAAGATAATGATCCAAATTTTCAGAATGcgttttatttttaactgaCCAATGCAAAAAGGTTGAACATTGAGTAAAGACCATTTAGTTTGATGCCTAGAAAATCGAAATCACCAGGATAACATTTAAGTGAAGGAAATGCCAATTAATATTATGTTTGCCATTATGGCCGAATTCCCCgtttgtttaacaattttgacTACATTGTCAAATGATGAATAAGTGACCTCGGTAAAATGagtatcaataaaatcattgaTACTTTCATTCGGAAGCAAGACAAATAAGTTATCAATCTAAGTTCACCAGTTTTATTAGGAACTAAACCAATTGGAGAGCACCGAAGATTTGAAATAGGTTTATGATTGAATGGGCCTACCATTCGACCTAAtgatatttcattattcaacttCTTTTGAGTTTCAAAACAGACATCAAATTTCATATTCACATGAACGTCTAGAActtaatgaattttaaaaccATATTTAAATCTGTTCAAAAGTTCAACAGCGCTTTGCTTATCATGATTTAGTTCCAAAAGCTTAGAGAGTTCATTTACATTAACCGGAGATGTTCCTAGGGCCCAAATATTAAACTGGTCTGGATGTAGTTCTAAAAAATTATGAATCATTTTTGCTTAAAACCTCCTTTTGGGATTTGTCTTTTAGCAGAGTTGTTAACAAAAGGAGAAATGTTATTTCTCATAAATCTAGATGGACCAGTATTACCTTCATTGTCCATAAAGCAACGACATCGTAAAGCAGGATGATTAAAACCACATTTGAGACATGCACGCCTGTATTGGCAATTGCGTTTATTGCAAAaacctttaaaattaaaatctcaGCATTTATAACCAAACTTAGCCTGCTGTTGTTTTTGAGTAATGTTAATTAAAATacgcaacaacaacaaaaaccatTTATGGATGACCATTTTTAGTATGATCCCTTGATACTCTCAAACGAAATTGTTGGTCATAAGAATATCATTTTTCAACAGGATGATCAGCCGCTGCACCccttattattgatatatatgagAAAAGTTCACTTGCTTTTCCAGGATACCTTTCAATTCCTGGGCATAAGCAATAAAACATTCAGTCCAATActcaacaaaataaacataaggTTTTTCTTAACTTTGTTTTGTATAACCAGCATACCGTCATTAATGCCAATggtgttttcatttgtttgactATTGGAATTGTTGTGATGCATAAGGGacaaatcaatatattcaaaattccattttttcttttttaagctTTTGACTTATCAATATAACAACCTCATTAAAACCAGGCAACATAAGATgttcatcaaaaactaaattAACCTCACCTAAGGCGGCTTATTCAAGTTCAATCTCTTGAATTCTACATCTGATTGCAAGGCAACTAGTTGAGGTCCATCAACATCAACTTCGGGACGCCTTCTCTCATTCCTAAATGGTGGTCGAAGTTGTTCCCTGGGAGCCATTCTAAGACGAAGTCTTCAACCGGGTCCTGCCGACGACGCCTGCCTCTAGGCATTGTTATAaactattataattataaaaacagaTTAGCAAAATACATCAAGTCTTAAAAGCCCGTTcatctttcaaaatattaattcaaCCTCTTATTCAATCATTCGATTAAGATAAATGAAATACCACATATAGCCCACTACGTTgtcttaaattaaattaatacatttgaaTGCATTAAACAACTGAAGTAggtaacaaaacacaattaaaacaattgaaatgtccctacataccaaatataaagtcGTTATAAACGGTAATTTAAATTACCAAGCTTAATTAATTATCCGCAaattaaaaaacttataaaagatGAACGTGTAACAAATTAAACATTAGCGGGCATGTAAATGTTAACACGGCATACACTACAAACATGTAATTACCTGACTGTTTAAAGAATATCGCTCATAcattacaatcaaaacaaatatatcacatatattaagacatttaaatttaatgCTATTCAATGATTAATATATGTGTGCACAAATGTAACTATCAAATAATAGTCTAATCAGTATAAATGCTATCCAAGTAAGCGATACATTGAATTAATAATCAAACTATTTGCAAACAcaactttcaaataaaatcaaattattcttttataaattgcagaAATAAATTCATTCGGAAAATTCAACTGCAACAACTCTATCTATTTATCACTGAAACATATGTACTTATCTTATGTCTGAATCAGCCTATCCTTTTTGTGTTCCTTCAGTTCAAATCACGCAATGAACAAATTACGAAAAGCATGCAACTTTATACCAAATAAAAGCGGGAAAACCGCTTACAAAATTATGTAGGTAAAAGAAAGACGCTCAAGTccttcaaaattaaagaaaagataactATAGTTTAGCAGACGATaatcttaatttattaaattgatttaatgcTTATTGATTAAATCTtattaaataaagttttcaACCTTAACTTAAATGTGGCAAAGTGTGAGCAAACAAATAGATAATATATGATCTGAACAGTATAACTATGAACAAAACAGTATATTGGAAGAATAGCTAAATATTGTCTCATCCAAGCCAGGAGTCTGTATTAACGTGCTGTCGTATGTTGTTGTTTATCATaactgttatatattttgttgttttttacgAACTGTTTCTcaattctaaattatttggtatcttgtggagagttgtcacatttaAGACATTGCGATTTACCGTTTTTTAATATTCGCGTTTTCGCAAACAGAAAGGAAACATGCGAAATCGCTAACTTAACCACACCCATCTGCGTTTCGTGCCTTATTCTAAGATTGTTATTATGATATAGCAAGTAAATAGtcatcaaaagtaccaggatcataattttatacgccagacgcgcgtttcgtctacataagactcatcagtgacgctcagatcaaaatagttaaaaagctaaataaatacaaagttgaagagcattgaggatccaaaattccaaaaagttgtgccaaatacggctaaggtaatctactcctggggttagaaaatccttagtttttcgaaaaattcaaagttttgtaaacagaaaatttataaaaatgaccatatatagcttttcattttaaaataggGACCatgtgaaaagaaaacaacgaTGCAAATCTATTCAAAAGGGTGTACCAGTTATTGTGGAATGAATTTAAAAGTAGGACAAACTTATCTTCTTTGTGGTATGTAATTTATTGATATCAAAActtctaattttaatatttaggtTAACTATACTTTCTTATAGAAAATATTCCTTACGTAATCAACCAGGTGGAAAAACGAGTTCAATATCTTCACTTGTGCAAAAACACCAAACATTATCAAATTCTTACAAGCTGCAATCCATTTGCCATTATGAAGAAAATGTTCAAACCCAAACAAAGCATGTAAAACAGAGAATAAAACGATGATTCGTCTTAAAGCAACCAGCTAGATTTGTttgatctatataaaataattctaCAAAAGTTTTCGTAGTGAAAGTAAGTTTTCTTTTACGGCTGCACAGCACTGCAGCGACATATTTGTAACGCATAGTTATGCATATACAACCACTCACACAAACATGACCAATGACTTTATTGTTACTTACATCGATCAAACCATTTTTTTGCTGGATAAGTTTTGAAATCAGAAAACTTATTTTTGGAATGTTTTTCGTCGATTGTAGGTGCATTCTATACAATTTTAATGTTCAATAACTACGAATTGCATACACACATTTAAAGAATCTGTAGCATCGTCTGTTTACTGTATTTTGGGCTTTAAGATATTCAGTAAAACAAAATCCGGTGATGTTACCATGATGTGTTGATGCATTCAACCATACATGGTTTTAAAGCGATAAATATTCAGTGGGGTGAAAAAGAACTATATAGTTTTACATCAATTGGAATAAATAATGAAACTTTATGTCAAATTAACAGCCTACTACATATTTTAACCTTAAAAAGTCTTCGTAAAATAATACTAGAAAGTGGgtaaatttaagataaatatatcgCCATTGCAAACTGACACATACTAATGTACGTGTTTAATTATGTAAAGGAAATTTGAtgcgattgtcatacaagtgtggttcatctgaccttgacctcattttcatggttcattggtctttgtttagctatcttggttaatgttaagtttgtgtgacagttgtaatcaAGCTTTAAGCTTTATactttaggactatcaacataatatcaatgattagtaaagaaggcgagacatttcagtgtgtgcactcttgtgtttTCTATGTAACGCTTTTGTTAGTTCTATAGTGATTCAGATTACAACACAAGTTGACCGCTGTACCccaatttttgacaattttacctttagtgtatgtttgttttgttcatttttgtttttgtttttttgtatggtAGACTCAGAATGACCCGTTGAAGTGtttctattattttaattaGGCACCATGATTGGTAATGAATACTGGATCAATAAATGTGGATCTAATAAGAAATGGACAAAAGTGACGCCACACCAACATAATGCCATTAAATACAGATATAGACAACAGTCTGGGTGTATGgtatgttcatttaaaataaactttgaatAACAATACAATCAAGTAAACACATGTTAATGACTTTTAGTAGATTTTtactaaaatgaaataaaagtcaTTACACCTGTTTCAAAAAGACATGTTCTGAAATCAATTGCTATACTGCCTGTTTCAAAAGGTAGCAGCTAGAAGCATAAATATGCTGGCATAATTCATAGATACTttaaagtttcattataatttcatattttccagGAAAAATGTCAGATGAATCCTAAAAAGCCAAAGCATTGTTAATTCAATTATGCAACATGCCAAAGAAAATATTATGGATATAAATACCATAAAGGTATAGGCTACGAGTGTGATTGGTATATCAGTAAAGGGGGTGGCTTTAAAAAGTGTTGTGATGGCAAGGATCCATACTTTACATAGGGATGACaattcattattcaaaaatgattaaaataaattgatcacaaaTCTACAATTATGTTATTCTTATGCAATGTCTTGTATTGCTCATTtcgtaaacaaaatattaaaacatcattccATTTTTTCAAAAGTGGCTTATCACTAAAACAAAAACctccttttttcaattttttaaatgtataacatccaaacaaacatgaaaaacacaaaatcacttataataatatatataaacactaaaaaaaagATTACGTAACGTACAAAAAAGTCTAGCGAGACAAACACTATATTCCATTATATAAAAGTTTTGACGGAATAACTCCTGAGACTTCTTTTAATTATGATTAAATATGTGTCAGAGATCTATAACAGTCTACTGAACTATGTTATTTTCACCTTCACATTCCTAGCTTGTTTATCATTCtcacaattttcaaaatttggtatCCTCTGATGAATGTGGATGTTCGGTAGGTTCAAGTTCACTGATTGGGATAACATATCCATCACTACTGTCATGTAAAGAAGCAGTTGATGCTGAACATATATCAATTATTTCTAAAGATAAACGCAAGGAATCTTTTTCTGTCATTTGATTTTCATCATCAAGCATCTCTTCATCAGGAACAGGGTTTTCCAAAAACAAACTCTTACGTGGGTGTGACGTCATGAGTAAATCTTTCTCACACTGCAAAAAATGGATGGAaatggttttattttaattggtCTTTCAGTAATATTATAATTGAATAATGTAATGAGATATGGAACAGGCACTGCTTACCCCCTTCCGGAGTGACTTCAACTTTGGATTTGTgtggttttaatttgtttctcctctctctctctctttaaCCACATACATTCAATGATAtgtcttttattcattttgctttaaatttcatttcatcgTGAATGGAGGAGGAGACACATTTATTTTGGGTTTATATCACACGGGataagatttatttatatatatacttgatgATCATATGATGGTTTTTGTTTTCGTTGGAAAAGTCAGAGGTTTGGGATAGCAGCGAAAAACctggtttaatccaccattttctataaagaaaagcctgtacaaagtcaggaatatggcagtttttttccattcgtttgatgtgtttgagctctTGATATTGCTATGGCATAGAACTacggtatattttttttatttcactattttctCTTACTACCATACGGCACTAAAAAATACTCTGCGttagacaaaattcatacaTTGATTACATTGATCATCTTATATATTACTTACTGAAAACAAGAGGGATTCGTCCTCAATACCATCTcctaaaataatgtttttaacaaACATAACCTAAACTAATAATTCCAAAGTGAGTTTATGTGCATCATGAATGATGTACTTGTGCCGTTATAAATGTAGAACAATTTAGTTAAAACATGATTTGTTTTGCATATTATGGCAGTTTCCTGAAAGATTGACAGTGGCAACACCTTTCACCCAGATATGTATATGCTAAAATGTTCTTTATAAACCATAATTTATAcgtttcaaacaaatatttaaattagaGACGGTTGGTGCCAcatatgaaaaatgtaaaaagttgcgaaaaacttttcgaaaaaataactaaaataaaaccttttttcTAGTTCAGGctaatatatttatgaaaatgatgaAGATATGCTTCTtatgatacttttaaaaatagaacatttaatgaatggcagtaatttattttgaatttattgaaccataaaattaatttttgactcttcacattgattatccgcgaagcggattatgtaaaatgtgaagagtcaaaagttcattttatggttcaataaattcaaaataaattactgccattcattgaaaataaatttctatcaaaaataaagcTCAAAGAtctatattaacaataacaacgtacacacatgttggcgtatgaatacacaacgtcagagtgggcgtgtcgtcataaaaattgacaacattgaaaataaaactaataattttaaccaatcagaagacagtaaatacacaaaatttagtTATTTAGTAATGTATATACGATATCTTGCATGCTTAAATTCTGTGCAACTACTACCTAAGGGGCCAATATGTGGCCTGTTGAAAGCCAACATTTCTGTCTTTGGCTTCAGAAtctaattttctatatttccatttttttttctttcgttcTAGACATCGATGAAATTTTTGTCACTGGGGTAAAGCAAACACTAAttcatcaataaataaaatcaattgtgcagttaaatatatatcacacTTATCTATTgttaaggctccgtgttgaaggtcgttcattgacctataatggtttacttttataaattgttatttggatggagagttgtcttattggcactcatatcacatcttcctatatccaatTACAACAGTGTTGCAAGT is a genomic window of Mytilus trossulus isolate FHL-02 chromosome 1, PNRI_Mtr1.1.1.hap1, whole genome shotgun sequence containing:
- the LOC134695808 gene encoding uncharacterized protein LOC134695808 codes for the protein MRVMLQLLTLMVVGITAVSAGKTKCVCPGPYHPMTLFDFSDFCIKGTVKAKKQVWVEDAPHGKDPENKRHDNKYSVYVKKVLKGPCEKKTTMQIYSKGCTSYCGMNLKVGQTYLLCGTMIGNEYWINKCGSNKKWTKVTPHQHNAIKYRYRQQSGCMEKCQMNPKKPKHC